The following are encoded together in the Salmonella enterica subsp. enterica serovar Choleraesuis genome:
- a CDS encoding LexA regulated protein, with protein MAKEQTDRTTLDLFADERRPGRPKTNPLSRDEQLRINKRNQLKRDRVRGLKRVELKLNADAVDALNALADARKISRSELIEEMLMQQLSHPSR; from the coding sequence ATGGCAAAAGAACAAACTGACCGTACAACGCTCGATCTGTTCGCGGATGAACGTCGTCCTGGTCGACCAAAAACCAATCCGCTGTCACGCGATGAGCAACTGCGCATCAATAAGCGTAATCAGCTAAAACGCGACAGGGTTCGTGGGCTTAAACGCGTCGAGCTAAAGCTCAATGCTGACGCAGTCGATGCGTTAAATGCTCTGGCTGATGCCCGGAAAATCAGCCGCAGCGAGCTCATTGAAGAAATGCTAATGCAGCAGCTGAGCCATCCCTCACGCTAA
- the nagA gene encoding N-acetylglucosamine-6-phosphate deacetylase encodes MYALTNGRIYSGYDVLNDHAVIIADGLIQQICTMDQLPAGIEQRDVAGAIIAPGFIDVQLNGCGGVQFNDTAEAVSVETLEIMQRANEKSGCTSYLPTLITCSDELMMQGVRVMREYLAKYQNQALGLHLEGPWLNPVKKGTHNPAFIRKPEAKLVDFLCANADVITKITLAPEMVDPAVIRQLTAAGIVVSAGHSNATLEEAKIGFRAGIGFATHLYNAMPYISGREPGLAGAIFDEPDLHCGVIADGLHVSFANIRNAKRLKGEKLCLVTDATAAAGATIDKFIFAGKTIYYRNGLCVDENGTLSGSSLTMIEGVRNLVEEVHISLDEALRMATLYPARAMGITDKLGTLEAGKVANLTVFSRDYQIKKTIVNGNEVVSNG; translated from the coding sequence ATGTACGCACTGACAAACGGTCGGATTTATTCTGGTTACGACGTTCTGAATGACCACGCAGTCATTATCGCCGATGGCCTGATTCAGCAAATCTGCACAATGGATCAACTTCCAGCAGGAATCGAGCAACGGGACGTGGCTGGTGCCATCATCGCCCCTGGTTTTATCGACGTACAGCTTAACGGCTGCGGCGGCGTACAGTTCAACGACACCGCAGAAGCGGTAAGCGTGGAAACGCTGGAAATTATGCAGCGCGCCAATGAAAAATCTGGCTGCACCAGCTACCTGCCAACGCTGATTACCTGTAGCGACGAACTAATGATGCAAGGGGTTCGCGTTATGCGCGAATACCTGGCTAAATATCAAAACCAGGCGCTGGGCCTGCACCTGGAAGGGCCATGGCTCAACCCGGTTAAGAAAGGTACCCACAACCCGGCCTTTATCCGTAAACCGGAAGCCAAACTGGTTGATTTCCTGTGTGCCAATGCCGATGTGATTACCAAAATCACCCTGGCTCCAGAAATGGTAGACCCGGCCGTTATCCGCCAGCTTACCGCTGCGGGTATTGTGGTTTCCGCCGGTCACTCTAATGCCACGCTGGAAGAGGCTAAAATTGGCTTCCGCGCAGGTATTGGCTTTGCCACTCATTTATATAACGCCATGCCATATATCTCTGGCCGTGAGCCTGGCCTGGCTGGCGCTATTTTTGACGAACCAGACCTGCACTGCGGCGTTATCGCCGACGGGCTGCACGTCAGCTTTGCCAACATCCGTAATGCCAAGCGCCTGAAAGGTGAAAAACTTTGCCTTGTGACCGACGCCACGGCAGCAGCAGGCGCAACGATAGATAAATTTATTTTTGCTGGCAAAACAATATACTATCGCAACGGCCTGTGCGTAGATGAAAATGGAACCTTAAGCGGCTCATCACTCACCATGATTGAAGGTGTTCGCAATCTGGTAGAAGAAGTGCACATCTCTCTTGATGAAGCGCTGCGCATGGCAACACTCTATCCGGCACGCGCTATGGGCATAACGGATAAATTAGGTACCCTGGAAGCAGGTAAGGTTGCGAACCTCACCGTGTTTAGCCGGGATTATCAGATCAAGAAGACCATCGTTAACGGTAACGAGGTCGTCAGCAACGGATAA
- a CDS encoding transcriptional repressor, which yields MTDNNTALKKAGLKVTLPRLKILEVLQEPDNHHVSAEDLYKRLIDMGEEIGLATVYRVLNQFDDAGIVTRHNFEGGKSVFELTQQHHHDHLICLDCGKVIEFSDDSIESRQREIAAKHGIRLTNHSLYLYGHCAEGDCREDETYHEPAGK from the coding sequence ATGACCGACAACAATACAGCACTTAAGAAAGCTGGCCTGAAAGTAACCCTTCCACGGTTAAAGATTCTGGAAGTGCTGCAGGAGCCGGACAACCATCACGTCAGCGCGGAAGATCTCTACAAGCGTCTTATCGATATGGGCGAAGAGATCGGCCTGGCTACCGTTTATCGCGTTTTAAACCAGTTCGATGATGCGGGGATCGTTACCCGCCACAACTTCGAAGGCGGTAAATCCGTTTTTGAATTAACCCAGCAGCACCATCACGATCATCTGATCTGCCTCGACTGCGGGAAAGTTATCGAATTTAGCGATGATTCTATCGAATCACGTCAGCGGGAGATTGCCGCTAAACACGGTATTCGCCTGACTAACCACAGCCTCTATCTGTATGGCCACTGCGCCGAGGGAGACTGCCGTGAAGATGAAACTTACCACGAGCCCGCAGGTAAATAA
- the nagB gene encoding glucosamine-6-phosphate deaminase: protein MRLIPLSTPELVGKWAARHIVNRINAFNPTADRPFVLGLPTGGTPMEAYKALVAMHKEGLVSFKNVVTFNMDEYVGLPKDHPESYHSFMHRNFFDHVDIPAENINLLNGNAPDIDAECRRYEEKIRAYGKIHLFMGGVGNDGHIAFNEPASSLASRTRIKTLTHDTRVANSRFFGGDVNQVPKYALTVGVGTLMDAEEVMILVLGHVKAQALQAAVEGNVNHMWTISCLQLHPKAVMVCDEPSTMELKVKTLKYFSELEAENIKGL, encoded by the coding sequence ATGAGACTGATTCCACTGAGCACCCCAGAACTGGTAGGTAAATGGGCTGCACGCCATATTGTTAACCGCATTAATGCCTTTAACCCAACGGCTGACCGCCCATTCGTCCTGGGCCTGCCTACCGGCGGTACTCCAATGGAAGCGTACAAAGCGCTGGTCGCCATGCATAAAGAAGGCCTGGTAAGCTTTAAAAACGTCGTCACCTTTAATATGGATGAATATGTTGGCCTTCCGAAGGATCATCCGGAGAGCTACCATAGCTTCATGCATCGTAATTTCTTTGACCACGTCGATATTCCAGCAGAAAACATTAACTTACTGAATGGAAATGCACCGGATATCGACGCGGAATGCCGCCGCTATGAAGAGAAAATCCGCGCTTACGGCAAAATTCACCTGTTCATGGGTGGCGTAGGTAACGACGGTCATATCGCATTTAACGAACCAGCTTCTTCTCTGGCTTCCCGCACTCGTATCAAAACGCTGACCCACGACACTCGGGTTGCGAATTCTCGCTTCTTTGGCGGCGATGTCAACCAGGTACCAAAATATGCGCTTACCGTTGGCGTGGGTACTCTGATGGATGCCGAAGAGGTTATGATCCTGGTTCTTGGCCATGTTAAAGCTCAGGCTTTGCAGGCTGCAGTTGAAGGCAACGTAAACCATATGTGGACAATCAGCTGCCTGCAGCTGCATCCGAAAGCCGTCATGGTATGCGACGAGCCATCCACTATGGAGCTGAAAGTGAAGACATTAAAATACTTCAGCGAGCTGGAAGCAGAAAACATTAAAGGTCTTTAA
- the fldA gene encoding flavodoxin — translation MAIVGIFFGSDTGNTENIAKMIQKQLGKDVAEVHDIAKSSKEDLAGFDILLLGIPTWYYGEAQCDWDDFFPSLEEVDFTGKLVALFGCGDQEDYAEYFCDALGTIRDIVEPRGATIVGHWPTAGYHFEASKGTIDDDHFVGLAIDEDRQPELTNERVEKWVKQITEELNLADIINA, via the coding sequence ATGGCCATCGTAGGCATTTTTTTCGGCAGCGATACCGGCAACACTGAAAATATCGCAAAAATGATTCAGAAACAGCTTGGTAAAGATGTGGCTGAAGTTCACGATATTGCAAAAAGCAGCAAAGAAGACCTGGCTGGCTTCGACATTCTGCTGCTGGGCATTCCAACCTGGTACTACGGTGAAGCTCAGTGCGACTGGGACGATTTCTTCCCATCTCTGGAAGAAGTTGATTTCACCGGTAAGCTGGTCGCTCTGTTCGGCTGCGGCGATCAGGAAGATTACGCTGAGTACTTCTGCGATGCGCTGGGTACTATCCGCGATATCGTTGAGCCTCGCGGCGCAACCATCGTTGGCCACTGGCCAACCGCCGGTTACCACTTCGAAGCATCCAAAGGCACCATTGACGACGACCATTTTGTAGGTCTTGCTATTGATGAAGATCGCCAGCCGGAGCTGACTAACGAACGCGTTGAGAAATGGGTTAAGCAGATCACTGAAGAACTTAATCTGGCTGATATTATCAACGCCTGA
- the nagE gene encoding PTS N-acetylglucosamine transporter subunit IIABC produces the protein MSILGYLQRVGRALMVPVATLPAAAILMGVGYWIDPVGWGGENALAAFFIKSGSAIIDNMSVLFAIGVAYGMSKDKDGAAALTGFVGFLVLTTLCSPAAVAMIQKIPADQVPAAFGKIQNQFIGILVGIISAELYNRFSSVELPKALSFFSGRRLVPILTSFVMIIVAFIMMYIWPIIFNGLVTFGEHIQTMGSAGAGVYAFFNRLLIPVGLHHALNSVFWFDVAGINDIPNFLGGAQSIADGKAVVGITGRYQAGFFPIMMFGLPGAALAIYQCARPENKAKVAGIMMAAAFAAFFTGITEPLEFSFMFVAPVLYVIHAFLTGISVFIAASMQWISGFGFSAGLVDMVLSSRNPLATHWYMLIPQGLVFFAIYYLVFRFTITKFNLMTPGRELAVAGSEADGEDQNVSGGKPEQQDVSELARQYIAAVGGSDNLTGIDACITRLRLTVKDSSVVNDAMAKRLGASGVIRLNKTSVQIIVGFVAEKIANAMHTTGPVAAAASAPAEAAPAPAATASAPAAPAAVKSTVAALVAPVTGEVVAIENVPDEAFASKAVGDGVAIKPTDKLVVSPAAGTIVKIFNTNHAFCLETEKGAEIVVHMGIDTVALNGQGFTRLVEEGAEVEAGTPILEMDLDYLNANARSMISPVVCSNSDDYAGLTIQASGQVIAGQTPLYEINSK, from the coding sequence GTGAGCATTCTAGGTTATTTACAACGAGTAGGACGCGCGCTGATGGTGCCGGTAGCGACGCTACCTGCCGCAGCAATATTAATGGGGGTCGGCTACTGGATTGACCCGGTTGGCTGGGGTGGCGAAAACGCGCTCGCTGCTTTCTTCATTAAATCTGGCTCCGCTATTATCGATAATATGTCCGTACTGTTCGCCATCGGCGTTGCATACGGTATGTCAAAAGATAAAGACGGCGCTGCGGCGCTGACCGGTTTTGTCGGATTCCTGGTTTTAACTACACTCTGCTCGCCAGCAGCCGTTGCCATGATTCAAAAGATCCCGGCAGACCAGGTTCCTGCGGCATTCGGTAAAATTCAGAACCAGTTCATTGGTATTCTGGTCGGTATTATTTCCGCCGAGCTCTATAACCGCTTCAGTTCTGTTGAGCTGCCAAAAGCGCTTTCCTTCTTCAGCGGTCGTCGCCTGGTGCCGATCCTCACTTCATTTGTGATGATCATTGTTGCCTTCATCATGATGTACATCTGGCCAATTATCTTTAACGGCCTGGTGACTTTTGGTGAGCACATCCAGACTATGGGTTCTGCGGGCGCGGGCGTGTATGCGTTCTTTAACCGTCTGCTGATACCGGTGGGTCTGCACCACGCGCTGAACTCCGTATTCTGGTTCGACGTTGCGGGCATTAACGATATCCCTAATTTCCTCGGCGGCGCTCAGTCTATCGCTGACGGGAAAGCGGTTGTTGGGATCACCGGTCGCTATCAGGCTGGCTTCTTCCCAATCATGATGTTCGGCCTGCCGGGTGCGGCGCTGGCGATTTACCAGTGCGCTCGTCCAGAGAATAAAGCAAAAGTCGCCGGTATTATGATGGCCGCTGCTTTTGCTGCGTTCTTCACCGGTATCACCGAGCCTCTGGAATTCTCCTTCATGTTTGTGGCGCCGGTACTGTACGTTATCCACGCCTTCCTGACCGGTATTTCTGTGTTCATCGCTGCATCTATGCAGTGGATTTCCGGCTTCGGCTTCAGCGCAGGTCTGGTTGATATGGTGCTGTCGTCTCGCAACCCGCTGGCGACCCACTGGTACATGCTGATTCCTCAGGGCCTGGTGTTCTTTGCCATCTACTATCTGGTGTTCCGTTTCACTATCACCAAATTCAATCTGATGACTCCGGGTCGTGAACTGGCAGTTGCCGGTAGCGAAGCGGATGGTGAAGATCAGAACGTGAGCGGTGGCAAACCAGAACAGCAGGATGTTAGCGAGCTGGCGCGTCAGTATATTGCCGCGGTGGGCGGTTCCGATAACCTGACCGGTATCGATGCCTGTATCACCCGTCTGCGTCTGACGGTAAAAGACTCTTCGGTCGTTAACGATGCTATGGCTAAACGCCTGGGTGCCAGCGGTGTTATCCGTCTGAACAAAACCAGCGTGCAGATTATTGTCGGCTTCGTGGCTGAGAAAATCGCCAATGCGATGCACACCACGGGTCCGGTAGCCGCAGCGGCGTCCGCACCGGCAGAGGCAGCACCTGCCCCGGCTGCGACTGCATCCGCGCCAGCGGCTCCTGCGGCGGTTAAATCCACCGTAGCTGCGCTGGTGGCTCCGGTCACCGGTGAAGTTGTCGCGATTGAAAATGTGCCGGATGAAGCATTTGCCAGCAAAGCGGTAGGCGATGGCGTGGCTATTAAACCAACCGATAAGCTGGTGGTTTCTCCAGCCGCAGGCACTATCGTCAAGATCTTCAATACTAACCACGCATTCTGCCTGGAAACCGAGAAAGGCGCTGAAATCGTGGTTCATATGGGTATCGATACCGTGGCGCTAAATGGCCAGGGCTTTACCCGTCTGGTGGAAGAGGGGGCTGAAGTAGAAGCCGGTACTCCAATACTGGAAATGGATCTGGATTATCTGAATGCCAACGCGCGTTCTATGATTAGCCCGGTAGTATGCAGCAATAGCGATGATTATGCCGGTCTGACTATTCAGGCCAGCGGTCAGGTTATTGCCGGTCAAACGCCGCTGTATGAAATTAATAGCAAATAA
- the nagD gene encoding ribonucleotide monophosphatase NagD: MTIKNIICDIDGVLMHDNVAVPGAAEFIAGILNRGMPMVCLTNYPSQTGQDLANRFAAAGIDVPESLFYTSAMATADFLKRQEGKKAYVVGEGALIHELYKAGFTITDINPDFVIVGETRSYNWEMMHKAAYFVAGGARFIATNPDTHGRGFYPACGALCAGIEKISGRQPFYVGKPSPWIVRAALNKMQAHSEETVIIGDNLHTDILAGFQAGLETILVLSGVSTLENIDDMPFRPSWIYPSVAEIDLF; encoded by the coding sequence ATGACAATTAAAAATATTATCTGCGATATCGACGGTGTGCTGATGCATGACAACGTCGCCGTCCCAGGCGCTGCGGAGTTTATTGCCGGGATCCTCAACCGGGGCATGCCGATGGTCTGCCTGACCAACTACCCTTCACAGACCGGACAGGATCTGGCGAACCGGTTTGCAGCTGCGGGGATTGATGTACCGGAAAGTCTTTTTTATACCTCAGCCATGGCGACCGCCGATTTTCTGAAGCGCCAGGAAGGTAAAAAAGCCTATGTTGTCGGCGAAGGCGCACTGATTCACGAACTATATAAAGCGGGCTTTACTATCACTGATATCAACCCTGATTTTGTTATCGTGGGCGAAACCCGCTCTTACAACTGGGAAATGATGCACAAAGCCGCCTATTTCGTTGCCGGTGGCGCACGCTTTATCGCCACCAACCCGGATACCCATGGCCGCGGCTTTTATCCCGCCTGCGGCGCGCTGTGCGCCGGGATTGAGAAAATATCCGGTCGCCAGCCGTTTTACGTAGGTAAACCAAGCCCATGGATAGTGCGCGCCGCGCTGAATAAAATGCAGGCACACTCAGAAGAGACCGTAATTATCGGGGATAACCTGCATACCGATATTCTGGCCGGTTTTCAGGCCGGGCTGGAGACCATCCTGGTGCTGTCGGGCGTATCCACTCTTGAAAATATCGACGATATGCCATTCCGCCCTTCATGGATTTACCCTTCAGTCGCAGAAATCGATCTGTTCTGA
- the ybfF gene encoding acyl-CoA esterase, translating to MKLNARLQTAQNAVAETPVVLIHGLFGSLDNLGVLARGLKDTHHILQIDLRNHGLSPRADDMSYRAQAQDVIDTLDAYDIPRATLIGHSMGGKVTMAASALAPDRLNGLVMIDIAPVDYQLRRHEDVFAAVKAVSAAGATTRHAASEIMSQHIREPGVIQFLLKSFVEGEWRFNVPVLWEQYPRIIGWEDIPAWQHPVLFINGGNSPYIKDEYLPALNRQFPQAIRETIAGTGHWVHAEKPSEVLAAIGRYLPLTQSNA from the coding sequence ATGAAATTAAACGCTCGCCTGCAAACTGCACAAAATGCGGTTGCTGAAACCCCTGTCGTTTTAATTCACGGCCTATTCGGCAGCCTGGACAATCTCGGCGTCCTGGCCCGCGGTCTAAAAGATACCCATCACATCCTGCAAATCGATTTGCGAAACCACGGCCTGTCACCTCGCGCCGATGATATGAGTTATCGCGCTCAGGCACAGGATGTTATCGATACTCTCGACGCTTACGATATTCCCCGCGCTACGCTTATTGGTCACTCCATGGGCGGCAAAGTCACCATGGCCGCTTCCGCTCTGGCGCCAGACCGTCTGAACGGCCTGGTGATGATTGATATCGCGCCGGTAGATTATCAGCTACGCCGCCACGAAGATGTATTCGCCGCCGTTAAAGCGGTCAGCGCGGCGGGGGCTACTACTCGCCATGCGGCTTCCGAGATAATGAGTCAGCACATTCGTGAGCCGGGAGTGATTCAATTTTTACTGAAATCTTTTGTTGAAGGCGAATGGCGCTTTAACGTACCGGTATTGTGGGAGCAGTATCCACGGATTATCGGCTGGGAAGATATTCCTGCCTGGCAGCATCCGGTACTGTTTATTAATGGCGGCAACTCTCCTTATATAAAGGATGAATATCTGCCTGCGTTAAACCGCCAGTTCCCCCAGGCAATTCGCGAGACAATTGCCGGTACCGGCCACTGGGTTCATGCTGAAAAACCGAGCGAAGTGCTCGCCGCCATTGGGCGCTACCTGCCATTAACTCAGTCAAACGCTTAA
- the glnS gene encoding glutamine--tRNA ligase, whose amino-acid sequence MSEAEARPSNFIRQIIDEDLASGKHNSVCTRFPPEPNGYLHIGHAKSICLNFGIAKDYQGTCNLRFDDTNPAKEDIEYVESIKHDVQWLGFQWAGDIHYSSDYFDTLFQYAQELINKGLAYVDELTPEQIREYRGTLTEAGKNSPYRDRSVEENLALFEKMRSGGFAEGTACLRAKIDMASPFMVMRDPVLYRIKFAEHHQTGNKWCIYPMYDFTHCISDALEGITHSLCTLEFQDNRRLYDWVLDNISIETHPRQYEFSRLNLEYTVMSKRKLNLLVTDNHVEGWDDPRMPTISGLRRRGYTAAAIREFCKRIGVTKQDNTVEMASLESCIRDDLNENAPRAMAVIDPVKLVIENYPQGASEIVTMPNHPNNPEMGSREVPFSGEIWIDRADFREEANKQYKRLVLGKEVRLRNAYVIKAERVEKDAEGEITTIYCSYDADTLSKDPADGRKVKGVIHWVSASHALPVEFRVYDRLFSVPNPAAAEDFLSTLNPESLVIKRGFAEPGLKSAEAGKAYQFEREGYFCLDSRYATEELPVFNRTVGLRDTWTKTGA is encoded by the coding sequence ATGAGTGAGGCTGAAGCCCGCCCAAGTAACTTTATTCGTCAGATAATCGATGAAGATCTGGCGTCCGGCAAACACAATAGCGTTTGCACCCGTTTTCCGCCTGAGCCAAATGGTTATCTGCATATTGGCCATGCGAAATCTATTTGCCTGAACTTTGGTATCGCGAAGGATTATCAGGGCACCTGTAACCTGCGCTTTGATGACACCAACCCGGCAAAAGAAGATATCGAATACGTTGAGTCCATTAAGCACGATGTGCAATGGCTGGGTTTCCAGTGGGCTGGTGATATTCACTACTCCTCAGACTATTTCGACACCTTATTCCAGTATGCGCAGGAGCTGATTAATAAAGGCCTGGCATATGTTGACGAGCTGACGCCTGAGCAGATCCGTGAATACCGCGGTACGCTGACCGAAGCCGGTAAAAACAGCCCTTATCGCGATCGCAGCGTGGAAGAAAACCTGGCATTGTTTGAAAAAATGCGCAGCGGTGGTTTTGCTGAAGGTACTGCCTGTCTGCGTGCCAAAATCGACATGGCTTCTCCATTTATGGTGATGCGCGATCCGGTGCTGTATCGCATTAAGTTTGCTGAGCATCATCAGACCGGCAACAAGTGGTGCATCTATCCGATGTACGACTTTACTCACTGCATTAGCGATGCGCTGGAAGGGATTACCCACTCACTGTGTACGCTGGAGTTCCAGGATAACCGCCGTCTGTATGACTGGGTACTGGATAATATCTCCATTGAGACTCACCCGCGTCAGTATGAATTCTCGCGTCTGAATCTCGAATATACCGTGATGTCCAAGCGTAAGCTGAACCTGCTGGTGACTGATAACCACGTTGAAGGCTGGGATGACCCGCGTATGCCGACCATTTCCGGTCTGCGTCGTCGCGGTTACACCGCTGCTGCTATTCGTGAGTTCTGCAAACGCATTGGCGTGACTAAGCAGGACAACACCGTTGAAATGGCTTCTCTGGAATCCTGCATCCGCGACGATCTGAATGAAAACGCCCCGCGCGCCATGGCGGTTATCGACCCGGTCAAACTGGTTATCGAAAACTACCCACAGGGCGCAAGCGAAATCGTTACCATGCCTAACCATCCAAATAATCCAGAGATGGGCAGCCGTGAAGTACCGTTTAGCGGTGAGATTTGGATCGATCGTGCTGACTTCCGTGAAGAAGCTAACAAGCAGTACAAGCGTCTGGTGCTGGGTAAAGAAGTACGTCTGCGTAACGCTTACGTCATCAAAGCCGAGCGCGTAGAGAAGGATGCAGAGGGTGAAATCACCACTATTTACTGCTCCTATGACGCTGACACTTTGAGCAAAGATCCGGCCGATGGCCGCAAGGTGAAAGGCGTTATTCATTGGGTAAGCGCATCCCACGCGCTGCCGGTTGAATTCCGCGTTTACGATCGCCTGTTCAGCGTACCTAACCCGGCTGCCGCTGAAGACTTCCTCAGCACCTTGAACCCAGAGTCTCTGGTGATCAAGCGTGGCTTTGCCGAACCTGGCCTGAAAAGCGCTGAAGCGGGTAAAGCTTATCAGTTCGAACGTGAAGGTTATTTCTGCCTCGACAGCCGCTATGCGACCGAAGAGCTGCCGGTATTTAACCGCACCGTTGGTCTGCGCGATACCTGGACTAAAACCGGGGCATAA
- the nagC gene encoding N-acetylglucosamine repressor, whose amino-acid sequence MTTGGQGQIGNVDLVKQLNSAAVYRLIDQQGPISRIQIAELSQLAPASVTKITRQLIERGLIREVDQQASTGGRRAISIVTETRQFQAIGVRLGRYDATITLFDLSAKALSEDHYPLPQRNQQELEQALMEALAHFIATHQRKIRELISVSVVVPGLVDSDAGVVNYMPHMPVSDWRLADALKRRFTLTCFVGHDIRSLTLAEHYFGTIRDCDDAILVRVHRGTGAGILSSGQLFTGRSGNVAEIGHIQVDPLGERCHCGNFGCLETIAANAAIEQRARQLLAQGHESRLTPEDCSIRAICRAANKGDALACEILSNVARQLGKAIAAAINLFNPQKVVMAGEIMEAEALILPVIGRCIETQVLNAFRHELPVVRSTLDDRSAIGAFALVKRAMLNGSLLQRLLDN is encoded by the coding sequence ATGACAACTGGCGGGCAGGGACAAATAGGCAACGTAGATCTGGTCAAACAGCTTAACAGCGCGGCGGTTTACCGCCTTATAGACCAACAAGGCCCCATCTCCCGGATCCAGATAGCTGAGCTTAGCCAGCTCGCTCCCGCCAGTGTCACAAAAATTACCCGCCAGCTGATTGAACGCGGCCTTATCCGCGAAGTCGATCAGCAGGCTTCTACCGGCGGACGGCGCGCTATCTCTATCGTGACTGAAACCCGCCAGTTTCAGGCCATTGGCGTCCGCCTTGGTCGTTATGACGCCACCATCACCCTGTTCGATCTGAGCGCCAAAGCGCTGAGTGAGGATCACTACCCTCTGCCGCAGCGTAATCAGCAAGAGCTGGAACAAGCGCTGATGGAAGCACTGGCTCACTTTATTGCCACCCACCAGCGAAAAATCCGCGAACTGATATCAGTTTCTGTCGTAGTTCCAGGTCTGGTCGATTCCGATGCTGGCGTCGTTAACTATATGCCGCATATGCCGGTGAGCGACTGGCGGCTGGCAGATGCTCTAAAACGCCGCTTCACGTTAACCTGCTTTGTTGGCCACGATATTCGCAGCCTAACACTGGCAGAACATTACTTTGGAACGATTCGCGACTGTGACGACGCTATTTTGGTGCGCGTGCACCGGGGTACCGGTGCGGGTATTCTGTCCAGCGGCCAGTTATTTACCGGTCGCAGCGGTAACGTCGCCGAAATCGGCCATATTCAGGTAGATCCCCTGGGCGAGCGGTGCCACTGCGGAAACTTTGGCTGCCTTGAAACCATTGCCGCCAATGCCGCTATTGAACAACGCGCCCGCCAGCTTCTGGCGCAGGGTCATGAAAGCCGCCTTACGCCTGAAGATTGCTCAATTCGCGCTATCTGCCGCGCCGCCAATAAGGGCGATGCGCTGGCCTGCGAAATTTTGAGTAACGTTGCCCGCCAGCTTGGTAAAGCCATCGCGGCCGCCATCAACCTGTTTAATCCTCAAAAAGTCGTCATGGCTGGCGAGATTATGGAGGCGGAGGCCTTAATTCTGCCGGTCATTGGCCGCTGCATCGAAACCCAGGTGCTTAACGCTTTCCGTCACGAGCTGCCTGTGGTGCGCTCAACGCTTGATGACCGCTCGGCAATCGGTGCTTTTGCGCTGGTTAAGCGTGCTATGCTCAATGGCTCGTTGTTACAGCGCTTATTGGACAACTAA